GCGGACCTGGACAAGGTGAACCCGGGCTCGGTCATCCTCTCCGGCGAGATGATGCTGCGCCACATGGGCTGGCACGAGGCCGCCGAGCTCATCATCTCGGGCATGGACAAGGCCATCGCCAACAAGACGGTCACCTACGACTTCGCCCGCCTGATGCGCCAGGAGGGCCAGGGCAGCGTGACCGAGGTGAAGTGCTCCGAGTTCGGCCAGGCCATCATCAAGAACATGTAGTCGTCACGGGGAGACAATCCACATGGCTCACACCAAGAAGAAGATTGGACTCATCGGCGGCGGTCAGATCGGCGGAAACCTGGCCCTGCTCGCGGTGCAGAAGTCGCTCGGCGACGTCGTCCTCTACGACATCCCCGTGGCCGAGGGCATGGTCAAGGGCAAGGCGCTGGACATCAACCAGCTCGCCGCCGTGGACGGCTACGACTGCCGCGTCACCGGCTCCACCGACTGGAAGGACGTGGCTGGCTCGGACGTGGTCATCATCACGGCCGGCGTGCCCCGCAAGCCGGGCATGAGCCGCGAGGACCTGCTCGAGGTCAACCTGAAGATCATGCGGGACGTGGCTGCCAACATCAAGCAGCACTGCCCCAACGCCTTCGTCATCAACGTGGCCAACCCCCTGGACGCCATGGTGTTCGCGCTCCAGAAGATCTCTGGCCTGCCCAAGAACATGGTCGTCGGCATGGCGGGCGTGCTCGACACCAGCCGCTTCAAGTGTTTCATCGCCGAGGCGCTCGGCTGTTCCATCCGCGACGTCGAGGCCCTGGTGCTCGGCGGCCACGGTGACGACATGGTGCCCCTGGTTCGCCACAGCACCGTGGGCGGCGTGCCCCTCACCCAGCTGATCGCCAAGGAGAAGCTGGACGCCATCATCGACCGCACCCGCAAGGGCGGCGCCGAGCTGGTGAACCTCTACAAGACGGGCAGCGCCTACTTCGCTCCCGCCTCCAGCTCCATCGCCATGGCGGAGAGCTACCTGCTCGACCGCAAGCGCGTGCTGCCGGCCGCCGCCCTGCTCGAGGGGCAGTACGGCATCAACGGCTACTTCTTCGGCGTTCCCACGCAGATCGGCGCGGGCGGCGTGGAGAAGATCATCGAGGTGCAGCTCAACGACGCCGAGAAGGCCGAGCTCAACAAGTCCTTCGAGTCGGTGAAGAAGACCGTCGGCGAAG
This is a stretch of genomic DNA from Archangium violaceum. It encodes these proteins:
- the mdh gene encoding malate dehydrogenase gives rise to the protein MAHTKKKIGLIGGGQIGGNLALLAVQKSLGDVVLYDIPVAEGMVKGKALDINQLAAVDGYDCRVTGSTDWKDVAGSDVVIITAGVPRKPGMSREDLLEVNLKIMRDVAANIKQHCPNAFVINVANPLDAMVFALQKISGLPKNMVVGMAGVLDTSRFKCFIAEALGCSIRDVEALVLGGHGDDMVPLVRHSTVGGVPLTQLIAKEKLDAIIDRTRKGGAELVNLYKTGSAYFAPASSSIAMAESYLLDRKRVLPAAALLEGQYGINGYFFGVPTQIGAGGVEKIIEVQLNDAEKAELNKSFESVKKTVGEVKL